The following are encoded in a window of Armatimonas rosea genomic DNA:
- a CDS encoding ATP-binding protein, with amino-acid sequence MEQEESRGALRVFDQVQEEMREDAALRGGAYTVPVDRANAAGFTMFDTPNSDDNLIEVLVPKDRIERLPSQASVRIRSRDGRVYLGTVVRGPYALPDGLRADAPPVVATALHGSVFLPEYHGLVSVELAGEERDGALMPHRFRPLPNSPVEALEDAEIEAFWKTGGNVRLGAAFGHEDLAVSFDLMRKEVLPRHTAILGTTGGGKSTTVAGMVHKLQNAGAAVILLDTEGEYTEMNLPTEDPRMEAALERLGRKPEGVADTHVLYLVGRDAANPLHPDCRPFSPSFSRISPHAAMEIFDLNEAQEERFQKAVTTTARLLDELDLWTEENRQYAKEAMDEFDEGWPKMRLSQVYDVARCIADVLQNGSVQETALRSPDFHNQRAKFVGIIQEAAKDETKHWQSWRKVQGRIGRIERLGLFDNPRATSLDARQMLQPGRVTIIDLSDSESTVVNNLVISELLREVQRQQEEAYQEAEDMGREPTPVVVMIEEAHEFLSSARIARMPILHQQVARIAKRGRKRWLGLVFITQLPQHLPDEMLGLVNNYILHKIGDTGVVSRLKRTIGGMDDSLWGRVSRLAPGQAIVSLSSLTRPLLTAIDPASCRLRMIR; translated from the coding sequence ATGGAGCAAGAAGAGAGCAGAGGCGCACTGCGCGTTTTTGATCAGGTTCAGGAGGAGATGCGGGAGGATGCTGCCCTCCGAGGGGGAGCCTACACCGTTCCTGTAGATCGTGCCAACGCAGCTGGGTTCACCATGTTCGATACGCCCAATAGCGACGACAATTTGATCGAGGTACTGGTACCCAAAGATCGGATCGAGCGTCTGCCTTCTCAAGCGAGTGTGCGTATCCGGAGTCGGGATGGGCGGGTTTATCTGGGAACGGTGGTTCGTGGCCCCTATGCCCTCCCCGATGGGCTTCGGGCGGATGCCCCGCCGGTTGTGGCGACGGCGCTACATGGCTCTGTTTTCTTACCGGAATACCATGGCCTAGTGTCTGTCGAGCTGGCAGGAGAAGAGCGAGATGGTGCACTGATGCCTCATCGGTTCCGCCCTCTGCCAAATAGCCCGGTGGAGGCACTGGAAGACGCGGAGATCGAAGCCTTCTGGAAGACCGGGGGAAATGTGCGTCTTGGAGCTGCGTTTGGCCACGAAGATCTAGCTGTCTCGTTCGATCTGATGCGCAAAGAGGTGCTCCCACGTCACACGGCGATCCTTGGAACCACGGGTGGAGGTAAGTCCACAACCGTTGCAGGCATGGTTCATAAGCTCCAGAACGCAGGCGCGGCGGTGATTCTCTTGGATACGGAGGGTGAGTATACAGAGATGAACCTCCCAACAGAAGACCCACGCATGGAGGCGGCTCTAGAGCGACTGGGCCGTAAGCCCGAGGGTGTCGCCGATACCCATGTTCTGTATCTGGTAGGGCGCGACGCTGCCAACCCTCTTCATCCCGATTGCCGTCCCTTCTCCCCATCATTTTCGCGGATCTCGCCCCATGCAGCGATGGAGATTTTCGATCTCAATGAAGCCCAGGAAGAGCGCTTTCAGAAAGCCGTCACCACAACCGCGCGACTGCTCGATGAGCTTGATCTTTGGACTGAGGAAAACCGGCAGTACGCAAAAGAGGCGATGGACGAGTTCGATGAAGGTTGGCCCAAGATGCGCCTCTCGCAAGTCTATGATGTCGCCCGCTGTATCGCGGATGTGCTGCAGAATGGCTCCGTTCAAGAAACAGCTTTGCGGTCGCCAGATTTTCATAACCAGCGCGCCAAATTTGTGGGAATTATTCAAGAGGCCGCTAAGGACGAAACAAAACATTGGCAAAGCTGGCGCAAGGTGCAGGGACGGATTGGACGGATCGAGCGGCTTGGGCTTTTTGATAACCCGAGAGCCACTTCACTGGATGCTAGGCAGATGCTTCAGCCTGGGCGGGTGACTATCATTGACCTCTCAGATTCTGAATCTACTGTGGTGAACAACCTCGTGATCAGTGAGCTTCTCCGCGAAGTACAGCGCCAGCAGGAAGAAGCCTACCAAGAGGCCGAGGATATGGGACGGGAGCCTACGCCTGTTGTCGTCATGATTGAAGAGGCACACGAGTTTCTCTCTAGCGCCCGAATCGCACGCATGCCGATTCTGCATCAGCAGGTAGCCCGCATCGCGAAACGAGGCCGTAAGCGCTGGCTGGGACTGGTGTTTATCACACAGCTGCCCCAGCACTTACCTGATGAGATGCTTGGGTTGGTCAATAACTACATCCTTCATAAGATCGGCGACACCGGCGTCGTGAGCCGTTTAAAGCGCACGATTGGCGGGATGGATGACTCGCTCTGGGGACGCGTTTCTCGCCTTGCACCAGGGCAGGCCATTGTGTCCCTCTCTAGCCTGACCCGCCCCCTTCTGACCGCGATAGATCCGGCTTCCTGCCGGTTGAGGATGATCCGTTGA
- a CDS encoding GNAT family N-acetyltransferase gives MRTQHIPMPIDEFHALHRHYAWKYEYWDGTVHIRPRELAVVGALPLHNIPEPSSTPPAGLVLAPLANATPEALAQLYRAAFRDTPDLCDYVGEILEREIRRWLTQDIARAHPTSRILRPKRHPRSVAALLLVKKTASGFLLDTLAVRPRYQHQGVATYLLRYVIPQLLAEGATELLTTYHPANEPSVAWHTHQGFIPLPCLSLTKLKLHAARSNGEDTTVLQAEVERLEAQVEHEGYDSVEPILRLH, from the coding sequence ATGAGAACCCAGCACATTCCGATGCCCATCGACGAGTTTCATGCTCTACACCGTCACTACGCCTGGAAGTACGAGTACTGGGATGGCACCGTGCACATCCGCCCCCGTGAGCTAGCAGTAGTTGGTGCCTTACCACTCCACAACATTCCCGAGCCAAGTAGCACGCCCCCCGCCGGGCTGGTGCTTGCCCCCCTCGCCAATGCCACACCAGAGGCACTGGCCCAGCTCTACCGCGCGGCATTTCGTGATACGCCTGACCTCTGTGATTATGTCGGAGAGATTCTGGAGCGTGAGATCCGGCGCTGGCTCACCCAAGATATCGCCCGTGCCCATCCCACTTCACGAATCCTGCGCCCCAAGCGGCATCCGCGCTCTGTAGCGGCTCTGCTACTGGTCAAGAAAACCGCCAGTGGTTTCCTTCTCGATACCCTCGCCGTGCGCCCACGCTATCAGCACCAGGGCGTGGCGACCTATCTTCTGCGCTACGTGATTCCTCAGCTCCTCGCCGAAGGGGCCACAGAGCTTCTCACCACCTACCATCCCGCCAACGAGCCCAGTGTGGCCTGGCACACGCATCAAGGCTTTATCCCGCTGCCGTGTCTTTCGCTCACAAAGCTCAAGCTCCACGCAGCCCGCTCCAATGGAGAAGATACGACAGTGCTCCAAGCCGAGGTAGAGCGCTTGGAAGCACAGGTAGAGCATGAGGGCTACGATTCTGTCGAGCCAATCCTACGCCTACACTAA
- a CDS encoding SIR2 family protein: MPLDNSLIPNLVTLYQRGLLVPFIGSGMSRTTCTSWNEFLATLAYQAGMDDDARKLTDATVTLESAALYRIADTVVHKMHALPPEEKARRYREGIHNHPVGSQAIPAQMKALTNGLYWPLVLTTNYDDLYWAACKERSQVASDIVRSHERQMPEIVGRGLEDCHRVLRSLDRIAPPLYWALQGFLGGQHNPPEEIIPDPDRRLQLESQVVVGHQQYQQAINGDTHFRRAFAEVYRRRSFFFVGSGILEDYLLNLFSEIIYNHGPSAFPHFALLPASERDSGRFDVRFLQTRLGITPLFTTSHDDIPDFLSQLRAELKVSYSPVSGLPQGRTALTSRTYTLSPHNLRVLLSHRTTPVSIPEGAAVVVSAGRRNNRPVLGNFGTGYLAATGRVNKSSLWKPLDSTTNANIFQYNNEPLFAIAARRPKGDSDYRDLAVVPEAVAAGLAVIAQQGFSRVFLGSIASGFSARNLWHPIHPFAQTLRGIRQFERTSPGGALEEIELCIIDPQILEMITSDKLPIQEMLSAEFFPFTVEMHRSDGYVEIFNLLIKDGSTVQSVLEECGLAPSLWNVALRPRPTDGHEDTTMPDQIVTATMSLVATTKY, translated from the coding sequence ATGCCCCTCGATAATAGCCTGATTCCTAACCTCGTCACGCTCTACCAGCGTGGCCTCCTGGTTCCGTTCATCGGCTCCGGCATGAGCCGCACCACATGCACGAGCTGGAACGAGTTCCTAGCTACACTTGCATACCAGGCTGGGATGGACGATGATGCCAGAAAGCTTACGGACGCGACAGTAACTCTGGAGAGCGCCGCCCTCTACCGAATCGCCGACACCGTTGTCCACAAGATGCACGCTCTACCACCCGAGGAAAAAGCGCGGCGCTATCGGGAGGGGATACACAATCACCCTGTCGGGAGCCAAGCGATTCCCGCACAGATGAAGGCACTCACAAACGGTCTATACTGGCCGCTGGTGCTCACCACCAACTACGATGACCTCTACTGGGCAGCCTGCAAGGAGCGCTCACAGGTAGCATCCGATATTGTCCGCTCGCATGAGCGCCAGATGCCCGAGATCGTGGGCCGTGGCCTAGAGGACTGTCACAGGGTTCTACGCTCCCTGGACCGAATCGCACCGCCTCTTTACTGGGCACTTCAGGGGTTCCTGGGAGGGCAGCACAATCCGCCAGAAGAGATCATTCCTGACCCAGATCGGCGGTTGCAGTTGGAAAGCCAGGTGGTCGTTGGGCACCAGCAGTACCAGCAAGCAATTAACGGAGACACACACTTTCGCCGAGCCTTCGCGGAAGTCTATCGCCGCCGCTCCTTCTTCTTTGTTGGCTCAGGGATTCTCGAAGACTACTTGCTGAACCTGTTTAGCGAGATCATCTACAACCATGGCCCGAGTGCTTTTCCACACTTTGCACTCCTGCCTGCGTCTGAGCGCGACAGTGGGCGCTTCGATGTGCGGTTCTTACAGACACGCCTTGGAATCACGCCACTCTTCACCACGAGCCACGATGACATTCCCGATTTTTTAAGCCAGCTCCGAGCTGAGTTGAAAGTCTCCTATTCCCCAGTATCAGGGTTGCCCCAAGGCAGAACGGCGCTCACCTCTCGAACCTACACTCTTTCCCCGCACAACTTAAGAGTCTTGCTCTCCCATCGAACGACACCTGTTAGTATTCCTGAGGGAGCGGCGGTTGTCGTCAGTGCTGGGCGTCGCAATAACCGACCGGTTCTAGGGAACTTTGGAACCGGGTACCTTGCCGCAACGGGGCGAGTAAACAAGTCCAGTCTCTGGAAACCACTCGACTCCACAACCAATGCCAATATATTTCAGTACAATAACGAGCCACTCTTTGCCATCGCAGCGCGCCGCCCTAAAGGGGACAGTGATTATCGTGACTTAGCCGTGGTGCCCGAGGCGGTGGCGGCTGGACTTGCTGTGATTGCCCAGCAGGGATTTTCACGGGTCTTTCTTGGCTCCATCGCTTCCGGGTTCTCCGCGAGGAATCTCTGGCATCCCATCCACCCCTTCGCGCAGACTTTGCGGGGCATTCGCCAGTTTGAACGAACCAGCCCCGGGGGAGCACTAGAAGAAATCGAGCTTTGTATCATCGATCCCCAGATATTGGAGATGATCACCTCCGATAAACTCCCCATCCAAGAAATGCTCTCAGCAGAGTTCTTCCCCTTCACCGTTGAGATGCACCGCTCCGATGGATACGTGGAAATCTTCAACCTACTCATCAAAGACGGCTCGACAGTACAGAGTGTCCTTGAGGAATGTGGATTAGCCCCATCCCTCTGGAACGTCGCACTGCGGCCCCGCCCGACAGATGGGCATGAGGATACAACGATGCCAGATCAGATCGTAACCGCCACGATGTCTCTGGTCGCTACGACGAAATACTAA
- a CDS encoding RNA polymerase sigma factor: protein MEFVVNQRYQELWEELRGGHPTAPDRFYVAVAPVLVTRLIRWGKLQFPREIIEDAVTDVLLGLIQAPERFDPSKSSILGYLQMIVTRRLIDRLRRQERRQTEKIIFLEDVALAEPIANSLTEDPERVALHSGRDPALEYSPELENLMEELLPDIRDRLLATEFLAGRLSVEIFVQVYALESLPLAEQQREMKRNRDRVMLRLKRNREKLWEAIHG, encoded by the coding sequence ATGGAGTTCGTTGTGAACCAAAGGTACCAAGAGTTATGGGAGGAGCTGCGGGGAGGGCATCCGACAGCTCCTGATCGGTTCTATGTCGCAGTGGCTCCTGTCCTCGTAACTCGGCTTATCCGGTGGGGCAAACTTCAGTTTCCCCGCGAGATCATTGAGGATGCGGTCACAGATGTCCTTCTTGGGTTAATTCAAGCACCAGAGCGTTTTGACCCGAGTAAGAGTAGCATACTTGGCTATCTTCAGATGATTGTTACGCGGCGTCTGATAGATCGCCTTAGGCGGCAAGAGAGAAGGCAAACAGAGAAAATAATTTTTCTGGAAGATGTCGCACTTGCCGAGCCTATAGCGAATAGCCTTACAGAAGATCCGGAACGCGTTGCTCTGCATTCCGGACGTGATCCTGCTTTGGAGTACTCCCCAGAGCTTGAGAATTTGATGGAAGAGCTGCTGCCTGATATACGAGATCGGCTTCTTGCGACAGAGTTCTTAGCAGGAAGGCTCTCGGTAGAGATATTTGTCCAAGTCTATGCTTTAGAGAGTCTACCCTTGGCAGAACAGCAACGTGAGATGAAACGGAACCGTGATCGTGTGATGCTGCGACTCAAGCGCAATCGAGAAAAACTCTGGGAGGCCATCCATGGCTGA
- a CDS encoding AAA family ATPase, with amino-acid sequence MILLHRLEAENFKQFEKIELDFPERGAVLIEGHNEAGKSSLFEAVYFALYGKGLGGLDVGDLKRYHADQMKVTLRFSVEGRQFTVERRLASSQKVTLTCPVGLDGQVEVIKTLTPANKRIIDELGMSDASLLNTCFVEQKRLERIESAKPEERKQTINELLNLKSLSMLESEFKVVRADKDAVLRAKERVDIANLDGLLSALQEKEQRMKTCCQLSRWQEADREHSRIQLRQGEIATEQDKIKTRLREIKAKFDTINRLEARAQAIARQLAPLARAWQDGEHRIAEAEAAVTAAKNAALQATELKENLKQAEMHHKQLVEALEFAKAHRAWEDYHQAQNQQQEALTKIESLKQKVEEAERAEGLAQVALAGAEQKLTLRTALQDWANASENLTKLQSIEMDRARFVQEQEATRTQRMQELEANHTQLTQQLETVRTKNIQELRELEAAHVTAIREWEATVAKTGQELLAAQERMKKGQTSLPIMSLVGVPSWSVMGLGLALTLGGLKVVPLLLIGLVLLLVGVGLAFQKISTARKASEGQAIQLSQEVGRLEQVQKAAKDQRTALEQQQAQHLKMAREQHRILEQGLLQQQAQVLEQKRQAEQKAAGHHGSGQVTALPEAQKQEKECRTTLEHLIGDAPFPTDTDAARTSAEAITHALEPIRTRAREAQEESKRLNHSLIATQSGVKQAPIPTVPQPTDTERQLLAQVQAGLSQAKLPSEPSSLASVIGQLKQKMQGQEELAATLPTCEQAHQAAVLARDQRRDAFHEACQNLLTENVVIPSEVVQVLEVFLPEQEQAVRMALQVFDPSALRIEQDQHREAEASLQQEQGRLRQQESDVTKQREAAQEALATDSAGVTALLQSHPEVTSRTSDFWQAEALGAGENVLENRSRRKALADRLGLTDELLESTVESLALQTAQRALRRKELASKIVEESRKQILDRVMPSTEIWVKKLLPLLTNHRYRDIKWNSEENKVSVLDSRKGEYVEKRVFSGGARDQISLALRLAFALATLPGESATRPGWLFLDEPLSSFDEARTLSLIDLLTKGLIHKQFQQIFLVSHSKSFDPDKFPHRITMEAGRIVSS; translated from the coding sequence ATGATTCTTCTACACCGGCTAGAGGCCGAAAACTTCAAGCAGTTCGAGAAGATCGAGCTGGATTTCCCCGAGCGTGGTGCTGTGCTCATCGAGGGGCACAACGAGGCAGGTAAGTCCTCGCTCTTTGAAGCCGTTTACTTTGCACTCTACGGTAAGGGGCTGGGTGGATTAGATGTGGGAGACCTCAAGCGCTACCACGCAGATCAGATGAAGGTCACCCTCAGATTCTCTGTGGAAGGACGTCAATTCACCGTGGAGCGTCGCCTTGCATCCAGCCAAAAAGTGACTCTCACGTGCCCTGTGGGTTTAGATGGTCAGGTAGAGGTTATCAAGACATTGACTCCTGCCAATAAGCGCATCATTGATGAACTGGGTATGAGTGACGCGTCGCTTCTCAATACCTGCTTCGTCGAGCAGAAACGCCTAGAGCGGATTGAGTCTGCAAAGCCCGAAGAGCGTAAGCAAACCATCAATGAGCTCCTAAACTTGAAGTCACTCTCGATGCTGGAGTCGGAGTTCAAGGTAGTACGGGCAGATAAAGACGCTGTTCTAAGGGCTAAGGAGCGGGTTGATATCGCGAATTTGGATGGGCTACTTTCCGCACTTCAGGAAAAAGAGCAGCGGATGAAGACTTGCTGCCAGCTTTCTCGTTGGCAAGAAGCGGATCGTGAACACTCCCGGATACAACTGCGCCAAGGAGAAATTGCGACGGAGCAAGACAAGATAAAAACGCGCCTCAGAGAAATCAAAGCAAAATTCGATACTATCAATCGGCTTGAGGCGAGAGCCCAGGCTATTGCGAGACAACTGGCACCTCTGGCACGCGCTTGGCAGGATGGTGAGCATCGAATTGCTGAGGCCGAGGCCGCCGTTACTGCCGCGAAGAACGCCGCGCTACAAGCCACGGAGCTTAAGGAAAACCTGAAGCAGGCAGAAATGCATCACAAACAGCTTGTCGAGGCGCTGGAGTTTGCAAAAGCCCATCGCGCTTGGGAGGACTATCACCAAGCGCAGAACCAGCAACAGGAAGCGCTGACCAAGATTGAGTCCCTGAAGCAAAAGGTTGAAGAGGCTGAGCGGGCGGAGGGGCTCGCACAGGTAGCACTGGCAGGAGCGGAGCAGAAACTGACTCTGCGAACAGCTCTCCAAGATTGGGCTAATGCCTCTGAAAACCTCACGAAGCTCCAGAGTATCGAGATGGATCGTGCCCGCTTCGTTCAGGAACAAGAAGCCACACGAACCCAGCGTATGCAGGAACTGGAAGCGAATCATACTCAGCTCACTCAGCAGCTAGAGACTGTGCGTACTAAAAATATTCAGGAGCTTCGCGAGTTGGAGGCGGCTCACGTCACGGCAATTCGGGAGTGGGAAGCGACGGTAGCTAAAACAGGTCAAGAGCTACTTGCTGCACAAGAGCGCATGAAGAAGGGGCAGACTTCTCTACCCATAATGTCACTGGTTGGGGTACCGAGCTGGAGTGTTATGGGGCTCGGACTAGCACTCACGCTTGGTGGTTTGAAAGTAGTCCCACTTCTCTTGATTGGTCTAGTTCTTCTTCTTGTCGGAGTGGGCTTGGCCTTTCAGAAGATCAGTACAGCCCGGAAAGCCTCCGAGGGACAAGCGATACAGCTATCGCAAGAAGTGGGGCGGCTTGAGCAAGTACAGAAAGCCGCAAAAGACCAGCGAACCGCCCTTGAGCAACAGCAAGCCCAGCACCTCAAGATGGCGCGGGAACAACACCGTATATTGGAGCAAGGGCTTCTTCAGCAGCAAGCGCAAGTGCTCGAGCAGAAGCGCCAGGCGGAACAGAAAGCGGCGGGCCATCATGGCAGTGGCCAGGTCACGGCGCTTCCGGAGGCACAGAAGCAAGAAAAGGAATGCAGAACCACACTAGAACACCTGATTGGGGATGCCCCTTTCCCCACGGATACTGATGCAGCGCGTACCAGTGCTGAGGCTATTACCCATGCGCTTGAGCCCATTCGTACTAGGGCACGGGAAGCCCAAGAAGAGAGTAAGCGCCTGAATCACAGCTTGATTGCCACACAGTCTGGAGTCAAGCAAGCTCCTATACCAACTGTGCCACAACCAACGGATACAGAGCGCCAGCTCTTGGCTCAGGTACAAGCGGGGCTTTCACAAGCTAAATTGCCCTCGGAGCCAAGTTCTCTTGCCAGTGTGATTGGCCAGCTCAAACAGAAAATGCAAGGGCAAGAGGAGCTTGCTGCGACACTTCCCACTTGCGAACAAGCTCACCAAGCAGCAGTGCTGGCGCGGGATCAGCGGCGGGATGCTTTTCATGAGGCTTGCCAGAATCTACTGACGGAAAATGTCGTGATTCCCAGCGAGGTGGTTCAGGTACTGGAGGTTTTCTTGCCTGAACAAGAACAAGCAGTTCGCATGGCACTTCAGGTATTCGATCCCTCCGCGCTTCGGATTGAGCAAGACCAGCATAGGGAGGCGGAGGCGAGTCTACAACAGGAGCAGGGGCGACTTCGGCAACAGGAGAGTGATGTGACGAAGCAACGCGAGGCGGCGCAGGAGGCGCTTGCGACTGATTCAGCTGGAGTGACAGCGCTTCTCCAGAGTCACCCTGAGGTTACCTCTCGTACCAGCGATTTCTGGCAAGCGGAGGCTCTTGGCGCAGGTGAGAATGTACTGGAGAACCGGAGTCGTCGAAAGGCACTAGCGGATCGTCTCGGACTGACAGATGAGCTCTTGGAGAGTACGGTAGAGTCACTGGCGCTGCAAACCGCCCAGCGAGCTTTGCGACGTAAAGAGCTCGCTAGTAAGATCGTTGAGGAGTCCCGCAAGCAGATACTAGACCGCGTGATGCCCTCGACTGAGATCTGGGTGAAGAAATTACTGCCTCTCTTGACAAACCACCGCTACCGGGACATTAAGTGGAATTCCGAGGAAAACAAAGTCTCTGTACTAGATTCCCGTAAGGGAGAATACGTCGAGAAGAGAGTTTTTTCTGGAGGTGCACGTGACCAGATATCATTGGCATTGAGACTTGCATTTGCTCTTGCTACTCTGCCAGGAGAAAGCGCCACCCGTCCTGGCTGGTTATTCCTAGATGAGCCACTTTCCTCATTCGACGAAGCGCGTACACTATCATTGATCGACTTGTTAACGAAAGGCTTGATACATAAACAGTTCCAACAGATCTTTCTAGTTTCTCATAGTAAGTCCTTTGATCCGGACAAGTTCCCCCATCGTATCACGATGGAAGCGGGACGGATTGTATCGAGTTAA
- a CDS encoding PD-(D/E)XK nuclease family protein: MISELEALNYDPDLAALEQALQQFNLFEAMGIARQEVIHSKALAFLLDPHQTHGLGEHFLRGFLHHLGLTEPADLSDTEVRTEWERIDILIRCPRARLAVVIENKIGAGEHGDQLKRYKELAARHFAGWKVVFVFLSPLGAPASDPDYLLAEYSTIITLLEGATNLPSLQPEVLTLLTHYTATLRRQVLHENELDALCIQLYQRHHRALDYLYARRADPQTRIREELESLVKANSIFVLDYAKPAARSQVSFVPVVWDDFLPRRRPCKWSAEGRVLLFWFSNQPQSLRLSLQISAGTDPADRARLIALAEAQGAPFTVKPNARNAAWTILYSRELIAPRSYTKKTLEQILDELHASWESFLTGDLPLLNQAIQSIR; the protein is encoded by the coding sequence ATGATCTCTGAGCTAGAAGCCCTAAACTACGACCCTGATCTTGCTGCACTAGAGCAGGCACTCCAGCAATTCAATCTCTTCGAGGCCATGGGGATAGCTCGGCAGGAGGTTATCCACTCCAAAGCCCTCGCCTTCCTGCTGGACCCGCACCAGACACATGGACTGGGCGAGCATTTCCTACGCGGCTTCCTCCATCACCTTGGCCTCACTGAACCAGCCGACCTCTCCGATACAGAAGTGCGCACCGAATGGGAGCGGATAGATATCCTCATCCGTTGTCCTCGTGCCCGGCTAGCAGTGGTCATCGAGAACAAGATCGGGGCAGGAGAGCACGGCGATCAGCTCAAGCGCTACAAGGAGCTGGCCGCACGCCACTTCGCGGGCTGGAAGGTGGTCTTTGTCTTCCTCTCACCACTAGGAGCACCCGCCTCAGACCCTGACTACCTGCTCGCCGAGTACAGTACTATCATCACACTACTTGAGGGGGCAACGAATCTCCCTAGTCTTCAGCCTGAAGTATTGACTCTCCTGACTCACTACACCGCCACTCTCCGACGGCAGGTACTCCACGAGAACGAGCTCGATGCGCTCTGCATCCAGCTCTACCAGCGCCACCACCGCGCCCTCGACTATCTCTACGCCCGCCGCGCTGACCCCCAGACTCGAATTCGTGAAGAGCTGGAATCGCTTGTGAAGGCGAACTCTATCTTTGTTCTCGACTATGCAAAGCCCGCCGCCCGGTCACAAGTGAGTTTTGTTCCTGTTGTGTGGGATGACTTTCTGCCTCGCAGGCGGCCCTGTAAGTGGTCTGCGGAGGGGCGTGTTCTGCTGTTCTGGTTCTCCAACCAGCCTCAGTCGTTGCGTCTTAGTCTTCAGATCAGTGCCGGGACCGATCCCGCAGATCGTGCGCGGCTCATCGCGCTCGCCGAGGCACAAGGAGCTCCCTTCACCGTTAAACCAAACGCACGCAATGCTGCCTGGACTATCCTCTACTCACGCGAGCTTATCGCGCCGCGCTCCTATACCAAGAAGACACTAGAGCAGATCCTCGACGAGCTCCACGCCAGCTGGGAGTCCTTCCTCACGGGAGATTTGCCTCTTTTGAACCAAGCCATTCAAAGCATACGATGA
- a CDS encoding metallophosphoesterase family protein — protein MIKAIVVSDCHLGTYYARFRPERLEQRRRQLQQGFAKTVQAALDHDVELFLIAGDLFDRPDPRNADRHFVALQLGRLAAAKIPAVAIAGNHDSPRSYGYDGGIVPLQEMHALGGVQLLRQDDVMQGVQITVRSGATVSVRGMSASFQHDDGSCPLSTLAADKRGGALDIVLLHYGVEGWSGENFQEPRLALENLEKLDTDVICVGHLHRRNERRLQSGALLLNPGSTEHIHFGEEKLDCGCYLLTLATGQPAKAEYLRHTVQPMRTLEVSGETLDETDPQADLERRIAEATSPETLFRLTLTGELRQEVYELVDLNRLQTFASERSFHSQIQTDDLAIRYPFGELVFSSGGFELNEVLSEVAQAMELSATDEEQRALCREAREAILASYQRLRGTGVAA, from the coding sequence TTGATAAAAGCAATTGTTGTATCTGACTGCCACCTGGGAACCTACTACGCCCGGTTTCGCCCTGAGCGCTTGGAGCAGCGACGACGCCAGCTCCAGCAGGGATTTGCTAAGACGGTTCAAGCAGCACTGGACCATGACGTAGAGCTCTTCCTCATCGCGGGAGACCTTTTTGATCGTCCCGATCCGCGCAATGCAGACCGGCACTTTGTTGCACTGCAACTTGGTCGACTAGCAGCGGCGAAGATCCCCGCAGTGGCAATTGCAGGTAACCATGACAGCCCTCGCTCCTACGGCTATGACGGCGGTATTGTTCCCTTGCAGGAGATGCACGCGCTGGGCGGTGTCCAGCTCCTCCGACAGGACGATGTTATGCAGGGCGTCCAGATAACGGTGCGAAGCGGAGCCACTGTATCGGTTCGGGGGATGAGTGCCTCGTTCCAGCACGACGATGGTAGCTGCCCACTTAGTACCCTCGCCGCTGACAAGCGAGGCGGTGCACTGGATATTGTCCTGCTCCACTATGGTGTCGAAGGCTGGTCTGGTGAGAACTTCCAGGAACCACGTCTAGCCCTAGAAAATCTAGAGAAGCTTGATACGGATGTTATTTGTGTGGGGCACCTCCACCGACGCAACGAGCGCCGACTCCAGAGTGGTGCACTTCTGCTGAACCCAGGCTCGACAGAGCACATTCACTTTGGTGAGGAAAAGCTTGACTGTGGCTGCTATCTTCTGACGCTCGCCACTGGGCAACCGGCGAAGGCAGAGTACCTGCGCCATACCGTTCAGCCGATGCGCACCCTAGAAGTTTCAGGCGAAACGTTGGACGAAACCGATCCCCAGGCGGATCTGGAGAGACGAATCGCCGAGGCCACGAGCCCAGAGACTCTCTTCCGGCTGACCTTGACGGGGGAACTTCGTCAGGAGGTCTATGAGCTGGTGGATCTCAACCGTTTGCAGACGTTTGCGAGTGAGCGGTCCTTTCACTCACAGATACAAACGGATGATCTTGCGATCCGCTATCCCTTTGGGGAACTTGTTTTCTCCTCGGGGGGCTTTGAGCTTAATGAGGTACTCAGCGAGGTAGCACAGGCTATGGAACTATCCGCAACGGATGAAGAGCAGCGTGCACTCTGCCGCGAGGCGCGGGAGGCGATCCTGGCCTCGTATCAGCGACTGCGTGGAACGGGGGTGGCAGCATGA